From the genome of Pseudomonas sp. TMP9, one region includes:
- a CDS encoding L,D-transpeptidase family protein, with protein MFKKTTLYLSAALLTLPLVVNADEATVVTVTDLRPLLAELPQHCSPLPASLTVNAQQLLQAFYAQRAGQPAWQRSEQLQQLREQLALLADDGLDPSEYALPSLVAEGFSEQRDCGDLLTSHSYLQALLHVRRGRLLQQRLEPLWSAPEQTPADSQLATLSLALLHLQTPAAAFASARPTTAQYQRLRSAYAQQRLRMLDEWPTLPSAALLKPGGNDARLPALRTRLIAQGYLAARTDAPGTAFDEATQHALEHFQREHGLNPDGILGPATLTELNISAPMRREQLRANLERLRWLAEPMGDAEVLINVAAAELQVIRHHQLLWRSRTQVGRADRQTPLLASRIERLTLNPTWTVPPTILREDKLPAIRDDISYLARHQMSVLDRAGNLLDPYTVDWQRPGAIQLRQAAGSHNPLGRLAVRFDNPFAVYLHDTPSQQLFSKAPRAFSSGCVRVEAVDTLLTWLLTADELADVQTRIASGKTQQYRLQHPAPLLIAYWTAEATLDGDLRFYPDIYQRDARLIEALAQPAP; from the coding sequence TTGTTTAAAAAAACCACACTTTACCTGAGCGCTGCCCTGCTCACCCTGCCACTGGTCGTTAATGCCGACGAGGCAACTGTCGTCACCGTTACTGATTTGCGGCCCTTACTGGCAGAGTTACCCCAGCATTGCAGCCCTTTACCGGCAAGCCTAACTGTTAATGCCCAGCAGTTATTGCAGGCTTTTTATGCCCAGCGCGCCGGCCAACCGGCTTGGCAACGCAGCGAGCAACTGCAGCAATTGCGCGAGCAACTGGCGCTATTAGCCGATGACGGCCTAGACCCCAGCGAATATGCACTGCCCAGCTTGGTCGCAGAAGGCTTCTCCGAGCAGCGCGATTGCGGCGACCTGCTAACCAGCCACAGCTACTTGCAGGCCTTGCTGCACGTGCGCCGGGGGCGGTTACTGCAACAGCGTCTGGAGCCCCTGTGGTCAGCCCCAGAACAAACACCTGCAGATTCACAATTGGCCACCCTCTCGCTGGCCCTGTTGCACCTGCAAACGCCTGCCGCGGCGTTTGCGAGCGCACGACCCACCACCGCGCAATACCAGCGACTGCGCAGCGCCTATGCACAGCAGCGCCTGCGCATGCTCGATGAGTGGCCGACGCTGCCCAGTGCGGCGCTGCTCAAGCCCGGCGGTAACGATGCACGGCTGCCGGCGCTGCGTACCCGGCTGATTGCCCAGGGTTATTTGGCTGCGCGAACAGATGCGCCAGGCACTGCCTTCGATGAGGCCACTCAGCATGCGCTGGAGCACTTTCAGCGCGAACATGGCCTGAACCCAGACGGCATTCTCGGCCCCGCCACATTGACCGAACTCAACATCAGTGCGCCGATGCGCCGCGAGCAACTGCGCGCCAACCTCGAACGCCTGCGCTGGCTGGCCGAACCCATGGGTGACGCTGAGGTGCTGATCAACGTTGCAGCCGCCGAGCTGCAGGTGATCCGGCATCACCAACTGCTCTGGCGCAGCCGCACCCAAGTCGGGCGCGCCGATCGGCAAACGCCGCTGCTGGCCTCGCGCATTGAGCGCCTGACCCTCAACCCAACCTGGACCGTACCGCCCACTATTTTGCGTGAAGATAAATTGCCGGCCATTCGTGATGACATCAGCTACCTCGCACGCCACCAGATGAGCGTGCTCGACCGCGCCGGTAACCTGCTTGACCCCTACACCGTCGACTGGCAGAGGCCTGGCGCCATCCAACTGCGTCAAGCGGCTGGCAGCCATAACCCACTGGGACGCTTGGCCGTACGCTTCGATAACCCATTTGCGGTTTACTTGCATGACACGCCCAGCCAGCAGTTGTTCAGCAAAGCGCCGCGCGCCTTCAGCTCCGGCTGCGTGAGGGTCGAGGCGGTGGACACGCTGCTGACCTGGCTGCTCACAGCGGATGAGTTAGCCGATGTGCAAACCCGCATCGCCAGCGGCAAGACGCAGCAATACCGCCTGCAGCATCCGGCGCCGCTGCTGATCGCCTACTGGACCGCCGAAGCAACGCTTGATGGCGACCTGCGCTTCTACCCGGATATTTATCAGCGCGACGCCCGCTTAATCGAGGCGCTGGCGCAACCTGCACCCTAA
- a CDS encoding SPFH domain-containing protein, translating into MEIGSVIFLFVGLAVALVFMGFKVVPQGFEWTVERFGRYTNTLKPGLNIIVPIMDKVGRKLNVMENVLDIPPQEVITADNATVQIDAICFFQIINAAQAAYEVNNLEHAIRNLVMTNIRTVLGSMELDAMLGQRDAINEKLLRTVDEATAPWGIKITRIEIKDISPPADLMAAMSGQMKAERIKRAQILEAEGLRAAAILTAEGQKQGDILKAEGQRQAAFLEAEARERAAQAEAEATRMVSEAIAKGNVQAVNYFVAQKYIEALGQLASANNSKVILMPLEASQVIGAVGGIGEIVKATFGDNKG; encoded by the coding sequence ATGGAAATCGGCAGCGTGATTTTTCTGTTTGTCGGCCTCGCCGTCGCGTTGGTCTTTATGGGCTTCAAAGTCGTGCCGCAGGGTTTCGAGTGGACAGTGGAGCGCTTTGGCCGCTACACCAACACCCTCAAGCCGGGCTTGAATATCATCGTGCCGATCATGGATAAAGTCGGGCGCAAGCTCAACGTGATGGAAAACGTGCTGGATATTCCGCCGCAAGAAGTCATCACCGCCGATAACGCCACGGTGCAAATAGATGCCATCTGCTTCTTCCAAATTATCAATGCAGCCCAAGCGGCGTATGAGGTGAACAACCTTGAGCACGCCATCCGCAACTTGGTAATGACTAATATCCGTACCGTATTAGGCTCCATGGAGCTGGACGCCATGCTCGGCCAGCGCGACGCGATCAACGAAAAACTGCTGCGCACCGTCGATGAAGCCACCGCGCCGTGGGGCATCAAGATCACGCGTATCGAGATCAAAGACATCAGCCCGCCCGCCGACCTGATGGCCGCCATGTCCGGCCAAATGAAAGCCGAGCGGATCAAGCGCGCACAAATCCTTGAAGCCGAAGGCCTGCGTGCCGCTGCTATTCTTACCGCTGAAGGGCAGAAACAGGGCGATATCCTTAAAGCCGAAGGTCAGCGCCAGGCCGCCTTCCTCGAAGCCGAAGCGCGCGAGCGCGCCGCCCAAGCCGAAGCCGAGGCCACGCGCATGGTGTCTGAAGCCATCGCCAAAGGTAATGTGCAGGCGGTTAACTACTTCGTCGCACAGAAGTACATCGAAGCCCTCGGCCAACTGGCCAGCGCCAACAACAGCAAAGTCATCTTGATGCCGCTGGAAGCCAGCCAGGTGATCGGTGCTGTCGGCGGTATTGGTGAAATCGTCAAAGCCACGTTCGGTGACAACAAGGGTTAA
- a CDS encoding NfeD family protein, which translates to MWDFLQHLSYWNWLAFGTFLLILEVFGLGGYLLWIGLAAASVGLLTFIFPEMPWALQFVLFGLFSILTAVFWWHRQRSAAKPSDQPGLNQRGSEFVGRTFVLHDAISAGRGKIKAGDTLWLVVGDDLPAGTPVRVVGRDGVLLQVVAVQPD; encoded by the coding sequence ATGTGGGACTTTTTACAGCACCTGTCGTACTGGAACTGGCTGGCCTTCGGCACTTTCTTGCTGATCCTCGAAGTGTTCGGCCTTGGCGGTTACTTGCTGTGGATCGGCCTAGCGGCTGCCAGCGTTGGCTTACTGACGTTTATCTTCCCTGAGATGCCGTGGGCCTTGCAGTTCGTCCTGTTCGGTCTGTTCTCGATCCTCACGGCGGTGTTCTGGTGGCACCGTCAGCGCAGCGCCGCTAAGCCTTCGGATCAACCGGGGCTGAACCAGCGCGGCAGTGAGTTCGTTGGCCGCACCTTCGTACTGCATGACGCCATCAGTGCTGGGCGCGGCAAAATAAAAGCGGGCGACACTTTATGGCTGGTGGTTGGCGACGACCTGCCAGCGGGTACGCCGGTGCGCGTGGTCGGCCGCGATGGCGTGCTACTGCAAGTAGTCGCGGTGCAACCAGACTGA
- the gcvH gene encoding glycine cleavage system protein GcvH — MSNIPADLRYAASHEWARLEADGSVTVGISDHAQEALGDVVFIELPEVGKALNAGQEAGVVESVKAASDIYSPISGEVIAINDGLADSPESVNSDPYGSWFFKLQPSNSGELDKLLDAAAYKATADSDA; from the coding sequence ATGAGCAATATCCCCGCCGATCTGCGTTACGCCGCTAGCCACGAGTGGGCGCGTCTGGAAGCTGATGGCAGCGTTACCGTCGGTATTTCTGACCACGCTCAGGAAGCCCTAGGCGATGTAGTGTTTATCGAGTTGCCTGAAGTCGGTAAAGCGCTGAATGCCGGTCAGGAAGCGGGCGTGGTGGAGTCGGTTAAGGCTGCGTCTGACATCTATTCGCCGATCTCGGGTGAGGTGATTGCAATCAACGATGGCTTGGCAGACAGCCCAGAAAGCGTGAACAGCGACCCTTACGGCAGCTGGTTCTTCAAGCTGCAGCCAAGCAACAGCGGTGAGCTGGATAAGCTGCTCGACGCAGCTGCTTACAAGGCCACCGCCGACAGCGACGCCTAA
- the gcvT gene encoding glycine cleavage system aminomethyltransferase GcvT, with amino-acid sequence MGQRTPLYDLHLALGAKMVDFGGWDMPLHYGSQVEEHHEVRRDCGVFDVSHMTVVDVSGTQAKAFLQHLLANDIERLQSIGKALYSAMLNEQGGVVDDLLVYLLDAGYRLVTNASTRDKDLAWMRLQSAGFDVQLQERSELAMLAIQGPHARSKTAELVSASRASLIKSLKPFEGQPDGDWFIARTGYTGEDGLEIILPAGEVVAFLNDLVGAGISPIGLGARDTLRLEAGLNLYGQDMDESVTPLVANIAWSIAWEPASRVFVGRSALRKQQVDGIHAKLVGLVLEERGVLRAHQVVRVEGVGEGEITSGSFSPTLGKSIALARVPAATSERAEVEIRGKWYPVRVVKPTFVRNGKAMI; translated from the coding sequence ATGGGACAGCGCACACCGCTCTACGACTTGCACCTCGCGTTAGGTGCCAAGATGGTCGACTTCGGCGGTTGGGACATGCCGTTGCACTATGGCTCGCAGGTCGAGGAGCACCACGAGGTACGTCGCGACTGCGGAGTGTTCGATGTGTCGCATATGACCGTGGTGGATGTCAGCGGCACTCAGGCCAAGGCCTTCTTACAGCACCTGCTGGCCAACGACATCGAGCGTCTGCAGAGCATCGGCAAAGCACTTTACAGCGCCATGCTCAATGAGCAGGGCGGGGTGGTGGATGATTTGCTCGTTTACCTGCTGGACGCAGGCTACCGCTTGGTCACCAACGCCTCAACCCGTGACAAAGACTTGGCCTGGATGCGCCTGCAAAGCGCCGGTTTCGATGTGCAGCTGCAAGAGCGCAGCGAGCTGGCCATGCTGGCCATTCAAGGGCCGCATGCGCGCAGCAAGACGGCTGAGCTGGTTAGCGCGTCCCGCGCCAGCTTAATCAAGAGCCTCAAGCCCTTTGAGGGCCAGCCGGATGGGGACTGGTTTATCGCCCGCACCGGTTACACCGGTGAAGATGGACTGGAAATTATCTTGCCAGCTGGCGAAGTAGTGGCCTTCCTCAATGACTTGGTGGGCGCAGGTATTTCCCCTATTGGCCTCGGCGCGCGCGACACCCTGCGCCTGGAAGCCGGCCTGAATTTGTACGGCCAAGACATGGACGAAAGCGTGACGCCGTTGGTGGCGAACATCGCATGGAGCATCGCGTGGGAGCCCGCCAGCCGTGTGTTCGTTGGGCGCAGCGCTCTGCGCAAGCAACAGGTCGACGGCATCCATGCCAAGCTGGTTGGGCTGGTATTGGAGGAGCGCGGAGTATTGCGCGCGCATCAGGTGGTGCGGGTTGAAGGGGTGGGTGAAGGCGAGATCACCAGTGGCAGCTTTTCCCCGACCTTGGGCAAATCGATTGCCTTGGCGAGGGTGCCCGCGGCGACCAGTGAACGAGCCGAAGTGGAAATTCGTGGTAAGTGGTACCCGGTACGCGTGGTTAAACCGACCTTTGTGCGTAACGGCAAGGCGATGATCTGA
- a CDS encoding iron ABC transporter permease, producing MAHPAQRRWYPIAFAVALLVLLPLSVLLFSWHEIDQQIWAHLWQTQLPRLLGNTLVLVLGVGVGVTLLGVSLAWLTSLCEFPGRRWLDWALMLPFAIPAYVLAFVFVGLLDFAGPLQTLLREWFGSGVRFPRVRSTGGVIIVLVLVFYPYVYLLARNAFLAQGKGLMEAARVLGLSPWRAFWRVALPMARPAIGAGLALAIMETLADFGAVSVFNFDTFTTAIYKTWYGFYSLTSATQLASLLLLAVMVVLYGERRARGAVRPANERPRGKALYHLRGGKALAASMWCGLVFACGFVIPVLQLIVWFWQRGRFDLDERYSALILHTLYLGAMAALITVSVALLLAFARRMAPTRLMRSTVGLANLGYALPGSMLAVAIMLAFSYLDRELVIPLSSWLGGAGKPVLLGSLSALLLAYMIRFMAVAYGPLENSLARIRPSLPEASRSLGVGGVGLFFKVYLPLLVPGALSAALLVFVDVLKEMPATLLMRPFGWDTLSVRVFEMTSEGEWARAALPALTLVMVGLLPVILLIRRSARRVG from the coding sequence GTGGCCCATCCTGCCCAGCGCCGCTGGTACCCCATCGCCTTTGCCGTCGCCTTGTTGGTGTTGCTGCCGCTGAGCGTGTTGCTGTTCAGTTGGCATGAGATCGACCAGCAAATCTGGGCGCACTTATGGCAAACCCAGCTGCCGCGTTTACTCGGTAATACCTTGGTGTTGGTGCTGGGTGTGGGCGTTGGGGTGACGCTGCTGGGCGTAAGCCTGGCGTGGCTGACCAGCCTCTGCGAGTTCCCCGGGCGGCGCTGGCTGGATTGGGCGCTGATGCTGCCGTTTGCCATCCCGGCCTATGTGCTGGCGTTTGTGTTTGTAGGTCTGTTGGATTTTGCCGGCCCGCTGCAAACGCTGCTGCGCGAATGGTTCGGCAGCGGTGTACGTTTCCCGCGGGTGCGCTCCACCGGCGGGGTGATCATCGTCTTGGTATTGGTGTTCTACCCCTACGTTTACCTGTTGGCCCGTAATGCCTTTCTGGCCCAAGGCAAAGGCTTGATGGAGGCTGCGCGGGTGTTGGGCTTAAGCCCTTGGCGGGCCTTTTGGCGGGTCGCGCTGCCCATGGCACGCCCGGCGATTGGTGCAGGCTTAGCCCTAGCAATCATGGAAACCTTGGCGGATTTTGGCGCCGTGTCGGTGTTTAATTTCGATACTTTCACCACCGCTATTTATAAGACGTGGTACGGCTTTTACAGCCTGACCAGCGCCACTCAGCTGGCCAGCCTGTTGCTGCTGGCCGTGATGGTGGTGTTGTACGGCGAACGGCGTGCCCGCGGCGCCGTTCGCCCCGCCAATGAACGGCCGCGCGGCAAGGCGCTGTATCACTTGCGCGGCGGCAAAGCGCTGGCCGCCAGCATGTGGTGCGGGCTGGTGTTCGCCTGTGGTTTTGTCATCCCGGTGCTGCAGTTGATCGTTTGGTTTTGGCAGCGGGGTCGTTTTGATCTGGATGAACGTTACAGCGCGTTGATTCTGCACACGCTCTATCTGGGTGCGATGGCCGCGTTGATTACGGTCAGCGTGGCGCTGTTGCTGGCCTTTGCCCGGCGCATGGCACCGACTCGGCTGATGCGTTCAACCGTGGGCTTGGCCAATTTGGGTTATGCCTTGCCAGGTTCGATGTTGGCAGTGGCGATCATGCTGGCCTTCAGTTATCTCGATCGCGAACTGGTAATCCCGTTATCCAGCTGGCTCGGCGGCGCGGGAAAACCGGTGTTGCTGGGCAGTCTCTCGGCGCTGCTGTTGGCTTACATGATTCGCTTTATGGCAGTCGCCTACGGCCCGTTGGAAAACAGCTTGGCGCGGATTCGGCCATCACTGCCTGAGGCTTCGCGCAGCCTAGGAGTGGGTGGAGTCGGCCTGTTCTTTAAGGTGTACCTGCCCTTGCTGGTGCCGGGAGCGCTATCGGCGGCCCTGTTGGTGTTCGTCGATGTGCTCAAGGAAATGCCCGCCACTTTGCTGATGCGCCCGTTCGGCTGGGACACGCTGTCGGTACGCGTGTTTGAAATGACCAGTGAAGGCGAATGGGCGCGTGCCGCGCTGCCGGCCCTGACATTGGTGATGGTGGGGCTGTTGCCGGTGATTCTGCTGATCCGCCGTTCAGCGCGTCGCGTGGGTTAA
- a CDS encoding extracellular solute-binding protein: MQVSKRLLAALSLTALAGAVQAADEVVVYSARIDELIKPVFDAYTAKTGVEVKFITDKEAPLLARLQAEGENTPADMLITVDAGNLWQAEQQGVLKPLKSAVIDANIPAQYRSSTGSWTGLSLRARTIFYSTERVEPSELSTYEALADKNWEGRLCLRTSKKVYNQSLTATLIEIHGAAKTEEIIKGWVSNLATDVFADDTALLQAIDAGQCDVGITNTYYFGRLQQQQPGLKVKPYWPNQNDRGVHVNLAGAGVTKYAPNAEAAQKLLEWMTSEEAQALFAGLNQEFPANPKVPASKEVQAWGTFKADAIPVEVAGKRQAEAIMLMDRAGWN, encoded by the coding sequence ATGCAGGTAAGTAAGCGTCTGTTAGCCGCACTTTCTCTCACCGCGTTGGCCGGCGCGGTTCAGGCCGCTGATGAAGTGGTGGTTTACTCCGCGCGCATCGATGAGCTGATCAAGCCAGTTTTTGATGCCTACACCGCTAAAACCGGTGTCGAAGTGAAGTTTATTACCGACAAAGAAGCGCCGCTGCTGGCGCGTCTGCAAGCCGAGGGGGAGAACACGCCTGCCGATATGCTGATTACGGTGGATGCCGGCAACCTCTGGCAGGCCGAGCAGCAAGGTGTGCTTAAGCCGCTCAAGTCGGCTGTTATCGACGCCAATATCCCTGCGCAGTACCGCTCTAGCACCGGCAGCTGGACAGGCTTGTCACTGCGTGCGCGGACAATTTTTTACTCCACCGAGCGGGTCGAGCCGAGCGAGTTGTCCACCTACGAAGCACTGGCGGATAAAAACTGGGAAGGCCGTCTGTGCCTGCGCACCAGCAAGAAGGTTTATAACCAGTCGCTGACCGCCACGCTGATCGAAATCCATGGCGCGGCTAAAACCGAAGAAATTATCAAGGGCTGGGTAAGCAACCTGGCCACTGACGTCTTCGCTGATGACACGGCGTTGCTGCAAGCCATCGATGCCGGTCAATGCGATGTGGGCATTACCAACACTTATTACTTCGGGCGCCTGCAGCAGCAGCAACCAGGCCTGAAAGTGAAGCCCTACTGGCCCAACCAGAATGACCGCGGGGTGCACGTCAACTTGGCCGGTGCTGGCGTCACTAAGTACGCACCGAACGCCGAGGCGGCGCAAAAGCTGCTGGAGTGGATGACCAGCGAAGAAGCTCAGGCGCTGTTTGCCGGTCTTAACCAAGAGTTCCCGGCCAATCCGAAGGTCCCGGCGTCCAAAGAAGTGCAGGCATGGGGCACCTTTAAGGCCGATGCCATCCCGGTTGAAGTGGCCGGTAAGCGTCAGGCTGAAGCCATCATGCTGATGGACCGCGCGGGTTGGAACTGA
- a CDS encoding acyl-CoA synthetase, giving the protein MHSVNPYEYGMPRDAANFQALSPLGFIERAASVYPQRLALINGSLRQTWGETYTRSIRLASALAQRGIGVGDTVAVIAPNGPAMFEAHFGVPMCGAVLNAINTRLDAEAIAFILQHGEAKVLLVDKEFGELAQRVVGHLPQPPLVVGIDDVEYRDGLLIGQLDYEALLAEGDADYAWQMPADEWQAISLNYTSGTTGNPKGVVYHHRGAHLNALSNAMCWDMSRFPVYLWTLPMFHCNGWCFPWALAAYVGVNVCLRHVRAEAIYPAIAEHGVDHFCGAPIVLNMLANACDELKVLKTRPVKVLTAGAAPPAAVIEAMEALEFRVTHVYGLTETYGPSVACEWKNEWDGETAEQRARLKSRQGVRAPLLDGLMVANPDTLQPVPKDGQTIGEIMMRGNVVMKGYLKNPSATAEAFAGGWFHSGDLAVWHADGYVEIKDRSKDIIISGGENISSIEVEDVLYRHPLILEAAVVAMAHAKWGETPCAFVTLKPGAELNAEEVIAFCQQRLARFKVPGCVVFTSLPKTSTGKVQKFVLREQAKALADQQAVA; this is encoded by the coding sequence ATGCACAGCGTCAACCCTTACGAATACGGTATGCCGCGCGATGCGGCGAATTTTCAGGCATTGAGCCCGCTGGGGTTTATCGAGCGCGCCGCCAGTGTCTACCCACAGCGCCTGGCATTGATCAACGGTAGCCTGCGCCAGACCTGGGGCGAAACCTACACTCGGAGTATTCGTCTGGCCTCGGCGCTGGCCCAGCGCGGCATCGGCGTGGGCGATACGGTGGCGGTGATCGCCCCCAACGGCCCGGCGATGTTTGAGGCGCATTTTGGCGTGCCGATGTGCGGTGCGGTGCTGAATGCCATCAACACCCGTCTGGATGCTGAAGCCATCGCCTTTATCCTGCAGCACGGTGAAGCCAAGGTGCTGCTGGTGGACAAGGAGTTTGGTGAACTGGCCCAGCGTGTGGTCGGGCACCTGCCGCAACCGCCCCTCGTCGTTGGCATTGATGATGTGGAGTACCGCGACGGTCTGCTAATTGGCCAGTTGGATTACGAGGCGTTACTGGCCGAGGGTGATGCTGATTACGCCTGGCAAATGCCGGCAGATGAGTGGCAGGCGATCTCCCTCAACTACACCTCCGGCACCACCGGCAACCCCAAGGGCGTGGTCTATCACCACCGTGGCGCGCACCTGAATGCCCTGTCGAATGCCATGTGCTGGGACATGAGCCGTTTCCCGGTGTACCTGTGGACGCTGCCGATGTTCCATTGCAACGGCTGGTGCTTCCCTTGGGCGTTGGCGGCCTATGTAGGCGTCAATGTATGCCTGCGCCATGTGCGCGCCGAGGCTATCTATCCGGCCATTGCTGAGCATGGTGTCGACCACTTTTGCGGTGCGCCGATTGTGCTGAATATGCTGGCCAACGCCTGTGATGAGTTAAAAGTACTGAAGACTCGGCCAGTCAAGGTACTCACTGCCGGCGCCGCGCCTCCGGCCGCAGTGATTGAGGCCATGGAAGCACTGGAGTTTCGCGTCACCCACGTTTACGGCCTGACCGAAACCTACGGCCCTAGCGTTGCCTGTGAATGGAAGAATGAGTGGGACGGCGAAACTGCAGAGCAGCGCGCCCGGCTGAAATCCCGTCAGGGCGTGCGTGCCCCTTTACTCGACGGTTTAATGGTGGCTAACCCAGACACCCTGCAGCCGGTGCCGAAAGACGGCCAGACCATCGGCGAAATCATGATGCGCGGTAACGTGGTGATGAAAGGCTACCTGAAAAACCCTTCGGCCACGGCTGAAGCCTTCGCTGGTGGCTGGTTCCATTCCGGCGACCTGGCGGTCTGGCATGCCGACGGTTATGTGGAGATCAAAGATCGCAGCAAGGACATCATCATTTCTGGCGGCGAGAATATTTCCTCCATCGAGGTGGAAGATGTCTTGTATCGGCATCCGTTGATTTTGGAAGCCGCCGTGGTGGCCATGGCCCATGCCAAATGGGGTGAAACGCCGTGCGCCTTCGTCACCCTCAAGCCGGGTGCCGAACTGAATGCCGAGGAGGTGATCGCCTTCTGCCAGCAGCGCCTGGCGCGCTTCAAGGTGCCGGGCTGCGTGGTGTTTACCAGCTTGCCAAAAACCAGCACCGGCAAGGTGCAGAAGTTTGTCTTGCGTGAGCAAGCCAAGGCATTGGCCGATCAGCAGGCGGTCGCTTGA
- a CDS encoding beta-ketoacyl synthase, with protein sequence MTSRLPVIVGFGGYNAAGRSSFHHGFRRTVIESMDITTRQQTLAGLAVMMKLVKVVDGAHQDSEGNSLSLNEIDSRFAEQILASTLVRRIEKQHLDPDAAHWQKTIDISATAGQPLSFITLRKHLPDPLPSDWAVDELNATEVLVTLHDNCEFKVDSYRALPVKSAGQLPTGFEPSELYNARFHPRGLAMTIVGVTDALRATGIEWQTIMQHVAPDEVAVFAGSIMSQLDENGFGGLMQSRLKGGRVTAKQLALGLNTMPADFINAYVLGSVGTTGSITGACATFLYNLQKGTELIASGKARVVIVGNSEAPINQECIEGYGAMGALATEDGLRQIQSKNEGAQSESEVDWRRASRPFGENCGFTLAEACQFVVLMDDALALELGADIHGAVPDVFINADGFKKSISAPGPGNYLTVAKAVASAVQLLGIDAVRERSFVHAHGSSTPANRITESAILDRIAGVFAIEQWPVTAVKAFVGHSLATASGDQVISALGSFKYGIIPGIKTIDAVADDVHQQHLSFTTADRCRAPEQLDMCVINSKGFGGNNASALLLAPHVAERMLRKRHGETAFAAYQARRETTRAAAQAYDAQALLGHLGIIYNFGHDLIDDQQIEISPEHIKVPGFAQPLVFKKDARYSDMLG encoded by the coding sequence GTGACCTCACGCTTACCTGTGATCGTTGGTTTTGGTGGCTATAACGCGGCCGGGCGCAGCTCTTTTCACCACGGCTTCCGCCGCACCGTGATTGAGTCCATGGACATCACCACACGTCAGCAAACCCTCGCTGGCCTTGCGGTAATGATGAAGCTGGTGAAAGTGGTCGATGGCGCGCACCAGGACAGCGAAGGCAACAGCCTCAGCCTGAATGAGATCGACAGCCGCTTCGCCGAGCAGATTCTCGCCTCGACCCTGGTGCGTCGCATCGAGAAACAGCACCTAGACCCGGATGCGGCGCATTGGCAAAAAACCATCGACATCAGCGCCACCGCTGGCCAGCCGCTGAGCTTTATCACCCTGCGCAAGCACCTGCCCGACCCGCTGCCATCGGACTGGGCGGTGGACGAATTAAACGCCACTGAAGTGCTCGTGACCCTGCATGACAACTGCGAGTTTAAGGTCGATAGCTACCGCGCCCTGCCGGTGAAATCCGCCGGGCAACTGCCCACCGGCTTTGAGCCGAGCGAGCTGTACAACGCCCGTTTCCACCCGCGCGGCCTGGCCATGACCATCGTCGGCGTTACCGACGCATTGCGCGCCACCGGCATCGAGTGGCAGACCATCATGCAGCACGTAGCCCCGGACGAAGTCGCGGTGTTCGCCGGCAGCATCATGAGTCAGCTCGACGAAAACGGCTTCGGCGGCCTGATGCAGTCGCGCCTCAAAGGCGGCCGCGTCACCGCCAAGCAGTTGGCCCTGGGCCTGAATACCATGCCGGCGGACTTTATCAACGCTTATGTACTGGGCAGCGTCGGCACCACTGGCAGCATCACAGGCGCCTGTGCCACCTTCCTCTATAACCTGCAGAAAGGCACCGAACTGATTGCCAGCGGCAAGGCGCGAGTGGTCATCGTTGGCAACAGCGAAGCGCCGATCAATCAGGAATGCATCGAGGGTTATGGCGCCATGGGCGCGCTCGCCACCGAGGACGGCCTGCGACAGATCCAAAGCAAAAACGAGGGGGCCCAGAGCGAGAGCGAGGTAGACTGGCGTCGCGCCAGCCGCCCGTTTGGCGAAAACTGCGGCTTTACCTTGGCGGAAGCCTGCCAGTTCGTGGTGCTGATGGATGACGCGTTGGCGCTAGAGCTGGGCGCCGACATTCACGGCGCCGTGCCGGATGTATTTATCAACGCGGACGGCTTTAAGAAATCCATTTCTGCCCCCGGCCCCGGCAATTACCTGACCGTGGCCAAGGCTGTGGCCAGTGCGGTGCAGTTGCTCGGTATTGATGCGGTGCGTGAACGCAGTTTCGTCCACGCGCATGGCTCCAGCACCCCGGCTAACCGGATTACCGAATCAGCCATTCTCGACCGTATTGCTGGCGTCTTCGCCATCGAACAATGGCCGGTGACGGCGGTGAAAGCCTTTGTCGGCCACTCGCTGGCCACCGCCAGTGGCGATCAAGTGATCTCAGCCTTGGGCAGTTTTAAGTACGGCATTATTCCGGGGATTAAAACCATCGATGCCGTGGCCGATGACGTCCACCAACAGCACCTGAGCTTTACCACCGCCGACCGCTGCCGCGCACCCGAGCAGCTGGATATGTGCGTGATTAACTCCAAAGGCTTTGGCGGCAACAACGCCAGCGCCTTGCTGCTGGCCCCGCATGTGGCTGAGCGCATGCTGCGCAAGCGTCATGGCGAAACAGCGTTTGCCGCCTACCAAGCACGCCGCGAAACCACCCGCGCAGCGGCGCAGGCTTACGATGCACAGGCGCTCTTGGGACACTTGGGGATCATCTACAACTTCGGCCACGACCTGATCGACGATCAGCAGATCGAAATCAGCCCCGAGCACATAAAGGTTCCAGGCTTCGCCCAGCCGCTGGTGTTCAAAAAGGATGCGCGCTACAGCGATATGCTCGGCTGA